A window of Phocoena phocoena chromosome 6, mPhoPho1.1, whole genome shotgun sequence contains these coding sequences:
- the TMEM210 gene encoding transmembrane protein 210 — protein MAPCPQPDSCLVGRPLGLICLSLLLIPAAAGTYCECSFGLSREALIALLVVLAAVSASCFCALIIVAVGVIRAKGETYPGHMEGRLVGHCGAQEDHMDLHAAHMGSHLVAPEMEVSMMPPLEDHGLTTITVDSTLEGLPPQPLPPQQGFGQLGEGELNSS, from the exons ATGGCCCCCTGTCCCCAGCctgactcctgcctggttggccgCCCCCTCGGCCTGATATGTTTGTCCCTTTTGCTCATCCCTGCTGCAG CTGGAACCTACTGTGAGTGTAGCTTTGGCCTCAGTCGCGAGGCCCTCATTGCCCTGCTGGTGGTGCTGGCGGCTGTCAGCGCCAGCTGCTTCTGCGCTCTCATCATCGTGGCAGTTGGCGTCATTCGAGCCAAGGG TGAAACATACCCCGGACACATGGAGGGCAG GTTGGTGGGGCACTGCGGGGCTCAGGAAGATCACATGGACCTGCACGCGGCGCACATGGGGTCCCACCTCGTGGCCCCTGAAATGGAGGTCTCCATGATGCCGCCCCTGGAAGATCACGGCCTCACGACCATCACCGTGGACTCGACCCTAGAGGGGCTGCCCCCACAACCCCTGCCGCCTCAGCAGGGCTTTGggcagctgggggaaggggaattaaacagtAGTTAG
- the SSNA1 gene encoding microtubule nucleation factor SSNA1 has translation MTQQGAALQNYNNELVKCIEELCQKREELCRQIQQEEEEKQRLQNEVRQLTEKLARVNENLARKIASRNEFDRTIAETEAAYLKILESSQTLLSVLKREAGNLTKAAAPEQRSNGGKDS, from the exons ATGACCCAGCAGGGCGCGGCGCTGCAGAACTACAACAACGAGCTGGTCAAGT GCATCGAAGAGCTGTGTCAGAAGCGGGAGGAGTTGTGCCGGCAGAtccagcaggaggaggaggagaagcagcgGCTGCAGAATGAGGTGAGGCAGCTGACGGAGAAGCTGGCCCGAGTCAACGAGAACCTGGCTCGCAAGATAGCCTCTCGGAATGAGTTCGATCGGACCATCGCGGAGACGGAGGCTGCCTACCTCAAG ATCCTGGAGAGCTCGCAGACTCTGCTTAGTGTCCTGAAGAGGGAAGCGGGGAACCTGACCAAGGCCGCAGCCCCCGAGCAGAGGAGCAACGGAGGCAAGGACAGCTGA
- the ANAPC2 gene encoding anaphase-promoting complex subunit 2 → MVATRGPGRSNRRYRIRARACALPTDGESTVHVTAARLSFASSPRAAPAALGAELLVAWNTVSTGLVPPAALGLASSRTSGAVPPKEEELRAAVEVLRGHGLHSVLEEWFAEVLQNDLQANISLEFWNAVSQRENCADEPQCLLLLLDAFGLLESRLDPYLRSLELLEKWTRLGLLMGTGAQGLREKVHTTLRGVLFFSTPKTFQEMIQRLYGRFLRVYMQSKRRGEGGTDPELEGELDSRYARRRYYRLLQSPLCAGCGSDKQQCWCRQALEQFHQLSQVLHRLSLLERVSAEAVTTTLHQVTRERMEDRCRGEYERSFLREFHKWIERVVGWLGKVFLQDGPSRPASPEAGSSLRRWRCHVQRFFYRIYASLRIEELFSIIRDFPDSRPAVEDLKYCLERTDQRPQLLVSLKAALETRLLHPGVNTCDIITLYISAIKALRVLDPSMVVLEVACEPIRRYLRTREDTVRQIVAGLTGDSDGTGDLAVELSKTDPASLETGQDSEDDSGEPEDWVPDPVDADPGKSSSKRRSSDIISLLVSIYGSKDLFINEYRSLLADRLLHQFSFSPEREIRNVELLKLRFGEAPMHFCEVMLKDMADSRRINANIREEDEKRPAEEQPPFGVYAVILSSEFWPPFKDEKLEVPEDIREALEVYCRKYEKLKAMRTLSWKHTLGLVTMDVELADRTLSVAVTPVQAVVLLYFQDQASWALEELSKVVKMPVALLRRRASVWLQQGVLREEPAGTFSVVEEERPQDRDSMVLVDSDDESDSGMASQADQREEELLLFWTYIQAMLTNLESLSLERIYSMLRMFVVTGPALAEIDLQELQGFLQRKVRDQQLVYSAGVYRLPKSCG, encoded by the exons ATGGTCGCCACCCGGGGTCCCGGCCGCTCCAACCGCCGTTACCGCATCCGGGCCCGCGCCTGCGCACTGCCTACGGACGGCGAGTCCACGGTGCACGTCACCGCCGCGCGCCTCTCGTTTGCGTCATCGCCGCGCGCCGCGCCGGCGGCTCTAGGAGCTG AGCTGCTGGTGGCCTGGAATACCGTGAGCACCGGACTGGTGCCGCCGGCCGCTCTGGGACTG gcatcctcccggaccagcgGTGCGGTCCCTCCAAAGGAGGAGGAGCTTCGGGCGGCGGTGGAGGTTCTCAGGGGCCACGGTCTGCACTCGGTCCTGGAGGAGTGGTTCGCAGAGGTGCTGCAGAACGACCTGCAGGCTAACATATCTCTCGAGTTCTGGAATGCCGTCTCGCAACGTGAGAACTGTGCAGACGAGCCCCAGTGCCTTCTGCTGCTCCTCGATGCTTTTGGGCTCCTGGAGAGCCGCTTGGATCCCTACCTGCGTAGTCTAgagctcctggagaaatggactCGCCTGGGCTTGCTTATGGGCACCGGTGCTCAGGGGCTTCGGGAAAAGGTTCATACCACGTTGCGGGGCGTCTTGTTCTTTTCCACTCCCAAAACTTTTCAGGAGATGATCCAGCGCCTCTATGGGCGCTTCTTGAGAGTTTACATGCAGAgtaagagaagaggagaaggaggaaccGACCCCGAACTGGAGGGGGAATTGGACAGCAGATACGCCCGCCGCCGGTACTACCGCCTTCTGCAGAGCCCACTCTGTGCGGGATGTGGCAGTGACAAGCAGCAGTGCTGGTGCCGCCAGGCGCTGGAGCAGTTCCACCAGCTCAGCCAAGTCCT ACACAGGCTTAGTCTACTGGAGCGGGTCAGTGCCGAGGCTGTGACTACCACCCTGCACCAAGTGACCCGAGAGAGGATGGAGGACCGCTGCCGGGGCGAGTATGAGCGCTCCTTCCTGCGTGAGTTCCACAAG TGGATTGAGAGGGTGGTCGGCTGGCTGGGCAAGGTGTTCCTGCAGGACGGCCCCAGCAGGCCTGCGTCCCCAGAGGCTGGGAGCTCCCTGCGCCGGTGGCGCTGCCACGTGCAGAGGTTCTTCTATCGCATCTACGCCAGCCTGCGCATCGAGGAGCTCTTCAGCATCATCCGAG ACTTCCCGGACTCCCGGCCGGCCGTGGAAGACCTCAAGTACTGCCTGGAGAGGACCGACCAGAGGCCGCAGCTTCTTGTGTCCCTCAAGGCTGCCCTGGAGACGCGACTCCTCCACCCAG GCGTGAATACGTGTGACATCATCACCCTGTACATCTCCGCCATCAAGGCGCTGCGTGTGCTGGATCCCTCCATGGTTGTCCTGGAGGTGGCCTGTGAGCCCATTCGCCGCTACCTGAG GACGCGGGAGGACACGGTGCGGCAGATCGTGGCAGGGCTGACCGGGGACTCGGATGGGACGGGGGACTTGGCTGTTGAGCTGTCCAAGACGGACCCGGCCAGCCTGGAGACCGGCCAGGACAGCGAGGATGACTCCGGCGAGCCAGAGGACTGGGTTCCCGACCCTGTGGACGCGGATCCAG GGAAGTCCAGCTCTAAGCGGCGCTCCTCGGACATCATCAGCCTGCTGGTCAGCATCTACGGCAGCAAGGACCTCTTCATCAACGAGTACCGCTCGCTGCTGGCCGACCGCCTGCTGCACCAGTTCAGTTTCAGCCCTGAGCG GGAGATCCGCAACGTGGAGCTGCTGAAGCTGCGCTTTGGCGAGGCCCCGATGCATTTCTGCGAGGTCATGCTCAAG GATATGGCAGACTCGCGCCGCATCAATGCCAACATCCGGGAGGAGGATGAGAAGCGGCCCGCAGAGGAGCAGCCGCCGTTCGGGGTCTACGCCGTCATCCTCTCCAGCGAGTTCTGGCCGCCCTTCAAGGATGAGAAGCTGGAGGTTCCCGAGGACATCAGGGAGGCCCTGGAGGTCTACTGCAGGAAGTACGAGAAGCTGAAG gccATGCGGACGCTCAGCTGGAAGCACACCTTGGGCCTAGTGACCATGGATGTGGAGCTGGCTGACCGTACCCTGTCCGTGGCGGTGACCCCTGTGCAGGCGGTGGTCCTGCTGTACTTCCAGGACCAAG CCAGCTGGGCGCTGGAGGAGCTGAGCAAGGTGGTGAAGATGCCCGTGGCACTGCTGCGGCGGCGCGCGTCGGTGTGGCTGCAGCAGGGCGTGCTGCGCGAGGAGCCGGCCGGCACCTTCTCGGTGGTGGAGGAGGAGCGACCCCAGGACCGGGACAGCATGGTGCTCGTCGACAGCGACGACGAGAGCGACTCGGGCATGGCCTCGCAGGCCGACCAGAGGGAGGAGGAGCTGCTG CTCTTCTGGACGTACATCCAGGCCATGCTGACCAACCTGGAGAGCCTGTCGCTGGAGCGCATCTACAGCATGCTGCGCATGTTCGTGGTCACCGGCCCCGCGCTGGCCGAGATCGACCTGCAGGAGCTCCAGGGCTTCCTGCAGAGGAAGGTGCGCGACCAGCAGCTTGTCTACTCCGCCGGCGTCTACCGCCTGCCCAAGAGCTGCGGCTGA
- the LRRC26 gene encoding leucine-rich repeat-containing protein 26, which produces MRSPSFLSRRPPPLFLLLLSPWPVWVQAPPAAAPAATPGAPDCPEACACAPEGQANCSGRALPAVPGRLSQRVRALLLDHNRVRALPPGAFVGAGALLHLDLRENGLRWVHARAFWGLGALKQLDLSANQLEALVPGTFAPLRALCVLSLAGNRLARLEPAALGTLPLLSTLSLQDNELPALAPALLAGLPALNTLRLRGNPWACGCALRPLCTWLRRHPLPAPEAETLICVSPGRLTLSPLTAFPDAAFNHCARPLAARELVVVYALGPVSFLASLAACLALGSMLTACRARRRRRAAARRPPRSLPDPGAGMASPAAVAAAEA; this is translated from the exons ATGCGGAGCCCCTCCTTTCTCTCGCGACGGCCGCCGCCGCTGTTTCTACTGCTGCTGTCGCCGTGGCCAGTCTGGGTCCAGGCGCCCCCAGCAGCCGCCCCCGCGGCAACCCCGGGCGCCCCGGACTGCCCCGAGGCGTGCGCGTGCGCGCCAGAGGGCCAGGCCAACTGCTCCGGGCGCGCGCTGCCCGCCGTGCCAGGGCGCCTGAGCCAGCGCGTGCGCGCGCTGCTGCTGGACCACAACCGCGTGCGTGCGCTGCCGCCCGGCGCCTTCGTGGGCGCTGGCGCGCTGCTACACCTGGACCTGCGCGAGAACGGACTGCGCTGGGTGCACGCGCGAGCCTTCTGGGGCTTGGGCGCGCTGAAGCAGCTCGACCTCAGCGCCAACCAGCTGGAGGCGCTGGTGCCCGGCACCTTCGCTCCACTGCGCGCGCTTTGCGTCCTCTCTCTGGCCGGGAACCGGCTGGCGCGTCTAGAGCCCGCGGCGCTGGGCACGCTCCCGCTGCTGAGCACGCTCAGCCTGCAGGACAACGAGCTGCCTGCCCTCGCGCCCGCGCTCCTGGCGGGCCTGCCCGCTCTCAACACGCTGCGGCTGCGCGGCAACCCCTGGGCCTGCGGCTGCGCGCTGCGCCCACTCTGCACCTGGCTGCGCAGGCACCCGCTGCCCGCGCCAG AGGCCGAGACGCTGATCTGCGTGTCGCCGGGACGCCTGACGCTCAGCCCCTTGACCGCCTTCCCCGACGCCGCCTTCAACCACTGCGCGCGGCCCCTTGCCGCGCGGGAACTGGTCGTGGTCTACGCGCTCGGGCCCGTCTCCTTCCTCGCTAGCCTGGCCGCCTGCCTGGCGCTGGGCTCCATGCTTACCGCCTGCCgcgcgcgccgccgccgccgcgccgccgcccgccgcccgccgagGAGTCTGCCGGATCCCGGTGCCGGCATGGCCTCGCCTGCGGCAGTCGCCGCTGCCGAAGCCTGA